A window of Rhododendron vialii isolate Sample 1 chromosome 13a, ASM3025357v1 contains these coding sequences:
- the LOC131314416 gene encoding heat shock cognate 70 kDa protein 2-like, with amino-acid sequence MKRKLTEEKMAGKGEGKAIGIDLGTTYSCVGVWEHDHVEIIANDQGNRTTPSYVAFTNTHRLIGDAAKNQVAANPTNTVFDAKRLIGRTYSDAFVQSDMKLWPFMVTPGPDDKPMIGVTYKSTEKQFSAEEISSMVLVKIKEIAEDYLGTTVKNAVVTVPTYFNDSQRQATKDAGVIAGLHVMRIINEPTAAALAYGLGNKASSTGKINVLIFDLGGGTFDVSLLTIEEGKIEVKATGGNTHLGGEDFDNRMVIHLVQEFKRKHKKDISGNPRALRRLRTSCERAKRTLSSTPETMIEIDALYEGIDFCTTVTRPRFEELNIDLFRKCMEPVEECLRDAKMDKSNVDDIVLVGGSTRIPKVRQLLQDFFYGKELCKNINADEAVAYGAAVQAAILSGEWNEKVRDLVLLLDVTPLSLGYEAYTGVMSVMIPKNTTIPTKKEREVTTFEDNQTAALFNVYEGERTQAGDNNILGKFTLSGIPPAPRGVQKIGVCFDIDANGILNVSAVDKGTGQKNKITITNYKGRLSKEEIEKMVQEAEKYKFEDEEHKKKVGAKIALENYAYNMKNTIMDEKKGAKIPSADKKTIEAALDRVIQWLDGNQLAEKKEFEYKLKELEGICNPIIARMY; translated from the exons ATGAAACGTAAG CTTACTGAGGAAAAAATGGCTGGAAAAGGAGAAGGGAAGGCAATCGGGATCGATCTCGGAACAACCTATTCATGCGTGGGGGTTTGGGAGCACGATCATGTTGAGATTATTGCAAATGATCAAGGAAACAGAACGACGCCATCTTATGTTGCATTCACCAATACACATCGTCTAATCGGCGATGCCGCGAAAAATCAAGTCGCTGCGAACCCTACAAACACTGTTTTCG ATGCTAAGCGTCTAATTGGAAGAACATACAGTGACGCTTTTGTTCAGAGCGACATGAAGCTATGGCCATTCATGGTCACACCCGGTCCAGACGACAAACCCATGATTGGAGTAACATACAAGTCCACAGAGAAACAATTCTCTGCCGAAGAAATCTCCTCAATGGTCCTcgtaaaaataaaagaaattgcAGAGGATTACCTCGGCACCACTGTAAAAAATGCTGTTGTCACTGTCCCCACCTACTTCAACGATTCTCAGAGACAAGCCACCAAAGATGCCGGAGTCATCGCCGGTCTTCATGTCATGCGGATAATCAACGAGCCAACTGCGGCCGCCTTAGCTTATGGTCTCGGCAACAAAGCCAGTAGCACCGGTAAGATAAACGTGCTCATATTTGATCTCGGGGGTGGAACATTCGACGTCTCTCTACTAACCATCGAAGAGGGTAAAATCGAGGTTAAAGCTACGGGTGGGAATACTCATTTAGGGGGTGAGGACTTTGATAATAGAATGGTGATCCATTTGGTTCaggaattcaagaggaagcACAAGAAGGATATTAGTGGGAATCCAAGAGCTTTAAGGAGGTTGAGGACTTCTTGTGAAAGGGCTAAGAGGACTCTTTCGTCGACACCTGAAACTATGATAGAGATCGATGCGTTATATGAGGGGATTGATTTTTGCACGACTGTTACTCGGCCCAGGTTCGAGGAGCTGAATATTGATTTGTTCAGGAAGTGTATGGAGCCAGTGGAGGAGTGTTTGAGGGATGCAAAAATGGACAAGAGCAATGTCGACGACATTGTTCTTGTTGGTGGGTCCACTAGGATTCCCAAGGTCAGGCAACTGTTGCAGGATTTCTTTTATGGGAAGGAGCTTTGCAAAAACATTAACGCTGATGAGGCTGTGGCTTATGGTGCTGCGGTTCAGGCCGCAATTTTGAGTGGTGAGTGGAATGAGAAGGTTCGGGATTTAGTGCTGCTCTTGGATGTCACTCCGCTTTCCCTCGGTTATGAAGCTTATACTGGGGTTATGAGTGTTATGATTCCAAAAAACACCACAATTCCGACAAAGAAAGAGCGGGAGGTAACTACTTTTGAAGATAACCAAACCGCTGCTTTGTTTAATGTCTATGAGGGAGAAAGAACTCAAGCCGGAGACAACAACATCTTGGGCAAATTCACGTTGTCTGGAATTCCTCCAGCTCCTAGGGGTGTCCAAAAAATTGGTGTCTGTTTTGACATTGATGCGAATGGTATTCTGAATGTATCTGCAGTGGATAAAGGTACCGGACAAAAGAACAAGATCACGATCACAAATTACAAGGGTAGGTTGTCGAAGGAGGAGATTGAGAAAATGGTGCAGGAGGCCGAGAAGTACAAATTTGAAGATGAGGAGCACAAGAAGAAAGTGGGGGCAAAGATTGCGTTGGAGAATTACGCTTATAACATGAAGAACACCATTATGGATGAGAAGAAGGGCGCCAAAATTCCTTCGGCTGACAAGAAGACGATTGAAGCTGCGTTAGATCGGGTGATTCAGTGGTTGGATGGGAACCAGCTCGCGGAGAAGAAGGAGTTCGAGTATAAGTTGAAGGAGTTGGAAGGGATTTGCAACCCTATAATTGCTAGGATGTACTAG